In Haliotis asinina isolate JCU_RB_2024 chromosome 15, JCU_Hal_asi_v2, whole genome shotgun sequence, one DNA window encodes the following:
- the LOC137265322 gene encoding ribonuclease P protein subunit p30-like: protein MAAFSDLCLPADDETTEDTLTLAIKLGYECVGLNVLLKDLKGKGASQTTIPTPKKHELRKSDIQFLKKKRRSLTQLSRLTATIEDPSQTHKLGSPEVQAYDLVAVEPTSEKTFHMACAVLNVDIISVDMTEKMPYYFKKPSINMAIERGIHFEIKYSPTVRDSTLRRNVIASAIALASVTKGKNIILSSGCEMAMELRGPYDVVNLGLMFGLNHENAKNAVAKNCRAVLKHADSRKISKSVISVSKLPASGTTWTMDKYGSSVLAEDDSTEDEPKKKKRKKKKGKNK, encoded by the exons atggcgGCCTTTTCAGATCTTTGCCTTCCTGCAGATGATGAAACCACCGAGGATACTCTCACACTAGCAATAAAAC TTGGATATGAGTGTGTTGGCCTGAACGTCCTGTTGAAGGATTTGAAAGGGAAAGGTGCGTCGCAG ACCACAATACCAACACCAAAGAAGCATGAGCTGAGGAAATCAGATATCCAATTCTTGAAG AAAAAACGCCGTTCACTGACACAGTTAAGTCGACTGACAGCTACTATAGAAGATCCATCTCAGACACACAAGCTG GGGTCCCCTGAGGTACAAGCCTATGATTTGGTTGCTGTTGAACCCACATCagagaaaacatttcat ATGGCTTGTGCTGTACTTAACGTGGATATCATTTCTGTAGATATGACAGAGAAAATGCCATACTATTTCAAGAAACCCTCAATAAATATG GCTATTGAAAGAGGCATCCACTTTGAAATCAAATACAGTCCTACTGTACGTGATTCAACACTGAGAAGAAATGTCATAGCATCAGCAATTGCCCTCGCATCAGTCACAAAAGGAAAG aacATAATTCTTAGCAGTGGCTGTGAAATG GCAATGGAGCTTAGAGGTCCATATGATGTTGTAAACCT GGGTCTTATGTTTGGTTTAAATCATGAAAATGCTAAGAATGCTGTTGCCAAGAATTGTAGAGCTGTATTAAAACATGCGG ATTCAAGGAAAATCTCGAAATCTGTGATATCTGTGAGCAAGTTACCTGCATCTGGTACCACTTGGACCATGGACAAGTATGGCAGTAGTGTGCTGGCTGAAGATGATAGTACGGAAGATGAGCccaagaagaagaaaagaaagaagaagaagggcaagaataaatag